A single Vanacampus margaritifer isolate UIUO_Vmar chromosome 14, RoL_Vmar_1.0, whole genome shotgun sequence DNA region contains:
- the sgsm1b gene encoding small G protein signaling modulator 1 isoform X1, which produces MGEAETRQKLLRSVKKEVKQIMEEAVTRKFVHADSSHIVSFCAVVEACVLHGLKRRIAGLLCSNKVAALFMKVAKSFTPAEQLCQKVQEMERLIENSKQNNSSQGSQRSRQSKLNNLPPQALKHLWVRTALLEKLLDKIILYLVENSSTFYEKEAMLMDPVDGQILASLLVGPCALEYTQVKTADHFWTDPSADELVQRHRIHSGRCRQDSPSRRPALIQKRQSSGSMDDRPLVWAREYVESLHQNSRATLLFGKNNVLVQPRDDMEAILGYLSLHQSGELMTLKWTPNQLMNGNVGELDSEKSVYWDYAMTIRLEEIVYLHCHQQVNSGGTLVLVSQDGIQRPPLHFPKGGHLLQFLTCLETGLLPHGQLEPPLWNQRGKGKVFPKLRRRSPHSSCDSVSDKEDDEATDYVFRILFPGNQMEFMPLELMDQGMNMWQPTPRKSSGSSCSQTGSSDSSLPSGCSQERAPLKLLCDTMKYQIISRAFYGWLAYCRHLSTVRTHLSALVNTTIVFPDVPSDAQGGLSADVWTKLLQDGSAYEELEIHRLVYFGGVTPSLRKEVWPFLLGHYRFTMTEKCRLEIDEQMRLMYEQTMKEWRGCEAIVQQREREKHAEALARCLSGTGVERGPVAEQDSSTDSSLSSSSDPQNTRSQSDSSSSAPVFASVDTVDPMEARPEEDQIKHNSPVKDTSDGPSGSSNLSCTDMSEAPASCDSYLLLTEPDIPPASSQQLAKASDILCEKSIAESLPDTVKVLESGPKDSSLLGGGKMEGNEAAEIIEPSEAEEKLENTNIVNAIIDLRAPLDNTNVIRLETEIQNEYFQAPPLGQTLQAQNREDQEKDSSERSDDATIGSDPESSEKAEIFDNLRSQLLAACLLEVHNAESADPGPSEARNVSGMSHSPVRQVLDALQSASRGSLSLSSHTRHSPDSDDSHSALEMEDIPAGVACLNFEGLNTRPLTVLAAPPARPALRAKLEREDLVISPTPDTGCNTSPEDTDLGLSEDEPDVGNESAEAVAESKQKESSAQRMYSQETLDMYLINLHRIDKDVRRCDRTYLYFTPENLNKLRNIMCSYVWQHLDTGYVQGMCDLLAPLLVILDDEVMAFSCFTELMKRMNQNFPHGGAMDSHFANMRSLIQILDSELFELMQQNGDYTHFYFCYRWFLLDFKREMVYDDVFSVWETIWAAAYTTSEHFVLFIALALVEMYRDIILENNMDFTDIIKFFNEMAERHDIPRVLTMARDLVHKVQTLIENK; this is translated from the exons ATGGGAG AAGCGGAGACTCGTCAAAAATTGCTGCGCAGTGTGAAGAAAGAG GTGAAACAGATCATGGAGGAGGCGGTGACCAGGAAATTTGTGCACGCCGACAGCAGCCACATCGTTTCATTCTGTG CTGTAGTGGAGGCGTGCGTGCTGCATGGGCTAAAGAGACGCATCGCGGGACTGCTGTGCAGCAACAAGGTGGCAGCGCTCTTCATGAAAGTAGCCAAAAGCTTCACGCCCGCAGAGCAACTGTGCCAAAAGGTCCAAGAGATGGAGCGACTGATAGAAAACAG CAAACAGAACAATTCCTCGCAGGGCAGCCAGCGTAGTCGGCAATCCAAGTTGAACAACCTTCCGCCTCAGGCCCTCAAACATTTATGGGTCCGAACGGCTCTGCTGGAGAAGCTCCTGGATAAGATCATCCTGTATTTAGTGGAGAACTCCAG TACTTTTTATGAGAAAGAAGCCATGCTGATGGATCCTGTGGATGGACAAATTCTTGCATCGCTGTTGG TCGGTCCCTGCGCTTTGGAGTACACCCAAGTCAAGACGGCCGACCATTTCTGGACAGACCCGTCAGCTGACGAGCTGGTACAGAGGCACCGCATCCACAGTGGCCGCTGTCGACAGGACTCTCCCTCCAGGAGGCCCGCCCTG ATTCAAAAGAGGCAGTCCAGTGGCAGCATGGACGATCGTCCTCTGGTGTGGGCGAGGGAGTATGTGGAGTCGCTGCACCAAAACTCCAGAGCCACGCTGCTGTTTGGCAAGAACAACGTCCTGGTGCAGCCA AGGGACGACATGGAGGCCATCCTGGGCTACCTCTCGCTGCATCAGTCGGGAGAGTTGATGACACTCAAATGGACGCCCAATCAGCTGATGAATGGCAATGTGGGGGAACTGGATTCTGAGAAGAG TGTCTACTGGGATTACGCCATGACAATTCGTTTGGAGGAGATAGTATATCTCCACTGTCACCAGCAag TGAACAGCGGTGGAACCCTGGTGTTGGTGAGCCAGGACGGCATCCAAAGGCCCCCTTTGCACTTCCCCAAAGGGGGCCACCTGCTCCAGTTTCTCACCTGCCTGGAGACGGGCCTTCTTCCTCACGGCCAGCTGGAACCACCACTTTGGAATCAGAGAGGAAAG GGAAAGGTTTTCCCCAAATTGCGCCGGAGAAGCCCGCATAGCTCATGCGACTCTGTGTCTGATAAAGAGGACGATGAGGCAACAGATTACGTGTTTCGGATCCTCTTTCCTGGCAATCAAATGGAGTTCA TGCCTTTAGAGCTGATGGACCAGGGAATGAACATGTGGCAACCGACACCCAGGAAGTCCTCTGGCTCTTCCTGCTCGCAGACCGGATCATCCGATAGCTCTCTGCCAAGCGGCTGCAGTCAGGAAAG GGCTCCTCTGAAGCTCCTCTGTGACACCATGAAGTACCAGATCATCTCCCGTGCATTCTACGGAT GGCTGGCGTACTGCCGTCACCTGTCCACAGTTCGCACCCACCTCTCTGCTCTGGTCAACACTACTATAGTCTTTCCTGATGTGCCCTCGGATGCCCAGGGAGGTCTCTCTGCCGACGTCTGGACCAAGTTGCTCCAGGACGGCTCT GCCTATGAGGAGCTTGAGATACACCGGCTGGTCTATTTTGGAGGCGTGACACCTTCACTGCGCAAGGAGGTCTGGCCCTTCCTGTTGGGACACTACCGGTTCACCATGACTGAAAAGTGCAGGCTGGAg ATTGACGAGCAGATGCGCCTCATGTACGAGCAGACCATGAAGGAGTGGCGAGGCTGTGAGGCCATCGTGCAACAAAGGGAGCGGGAGAAACACGCGGAAGCCCTTGCCAGGTGTTTGTCCGGCACCGGTGTTGAGCGAGGACCGGTGGCGGAGCAGGACTCGAGCACAGAT TCATCGCTCAGCAGCAGCTCTGATCCGCAGAACACGCGGTCACAGAGCGACTCCAGCAGTAGTGCGCCG GTGTTTGCATCAGTTGATACTGTAGATCCCATGGAGGCGAGACCTGaagaagatcaaataaagcACAATAGTCCAGTCAAGGACACCTCAGATGGTCCGTCTGGGTCCAGCAACCTCTCTTGTACAGATATGTCGGAAGCACCGGCATCTTGCGACAGCTACCTTCTTTTGACGGAGCCCGATATTCCACCTGCATCCTCCCAACAGTTGGCGAAGGCTTCGGACATCTTGTGTGAGAAATCTATAGCTGAATCTCTGCCAGACACGGTCAAGGTACTTGAGTCAGGACCAAAGGACAGCAGCCTCTTGGGTGGTGGAAAGATGGAGGGAAATGAAGCCGCTGAGATTATTGAGCCCTCAGAAGCTGAGGAGAAACTGGAAAACACAAATATTGTAAATGCAATCATTGACCTAAGAGCTCCACTGGACAATACTAATGTCATTAGGCTGGAAACAGAGATTCAGAATGAGTATTTCCAAGCGCCACCACTCGGTCAAACTCTTCAAGCACAAAATAGAGAAGATCAAGAAAAGGATTCGTCAGAAAGAAGCGATGACGCAACAATCGGGAGCGATCCAGAAAGTTCTGAAAAAGCAGAAATATTTGACAACCTGCGCTCGCAATTGTTGGCTGCGTGTCTCTTAGAAGTCCACAACGCAGAGTCGGCAGATCCGGGCCCGTCTGAAGCCAGAAATGTGTCCGGCATGTCCCACTCACCAGTCAGACAAGTACTTGACGCTCTCCAGTCGGCATCCCGCGGGAGCCTCTCTCTCTCGTCCCATACCCGGCATTCCCCGGACTCTGATGACTCACACTCCGCCCTGGAGATGGAGGACATTCCTGCCGGGGTGGCCTGCCTGAACTTCGAGGGACTGAACACAAGGCCCTTGACGGTCCTCGCGGCCCCGCCCGCGCGTCCAGCTCTTAGAGCCAAGCTGGAACGTGAGGACCTCGTCATAAGTCCAACTCCGGACACCGGTTGCAACACCAGTCCTGAGGACACCGACCTGGGGCTGTCTGAAGACGAGCCTGATGTGGGAAACGAGTCTGCTGAGGCGGTAGCTGAGTCCAAACAAAAAGAATCCTCAGCTCAACGAATGTACTCC CAAGAAACCCTGGACATGTATCTGATCAACTTGCACCGCATCGACAAGGACGTCAGACGATGCGATCGCACTTACTTGTACTTCACTCCCGAAAACCTGAACAAGCTGAGGAATATCATGTGCAG CTACGTGTGGCAGCACCTGGACACGGGTTACGTCCAGGGCATGTGCGACTTACTGGCGCCCCTGCTGGTTATTCTGGACGATG AGGTGATGGCGTTCAGCTGCTTCACGGAACTGATGAAAAGGATGAACCAGAACTTCCCTCACGGGGGCGCTATGGATTCTCACTTTGCCAACATGCGCTCGCTCATTCAG ATCCTGGACTCTGAGCTGTTTGAGTTGATGCAGCAGAATGGAGACTACACCCACTTCTACTTCTGTTATCGATGGTTCCTACTTGACTTTAAAAGAG AAATGGTGTATGACGACGTTTTCTCTGTGTGGGAGACCATCTGGGCAGCGGCGTACACCACCTCTGAGCATTTTGTGCTTTTCATCGCACTTGCGCTGGTGGAAATGTACAGGGATATCATTCTGGAGAACAACATGGACTTCACTGACATCATCAAGTTTTTCAATG
- the sgsm1b gene encoding small G protein signaling modulator 1 isoform X2: protein MQLLHREDRVKQIMEEAVTRKFVHADSSHIVSFCAVVEACVLHGLKRRIAGLLCSNKVAALFMKVAKSFTPAEQLCQKVQEMERLIENSKQNNSSQGSQRSRQSKLNNLPPQALKHLWVRTALLEKLLDKIILYLVENSSTFYEKEAMLMDPVDGQILASLLVGPCALEYTQVKTADHFWTDPSADELVQRHRIHSGRCRQDSPSRRPALIQKRQSSGSMDDRPLVWAREYVESLHQNSRATLLFGKNNVLVQPRDDMEAILGYLSLHQSGELMTLKWTPNQLMNGNVGELDSEKSVYWDYAMTIRLEEIVYLHCHQQVNSGGTLVLVSQDGIQRPPLHFPKGGHLLQFLTCLETGLLPHGQLEPPLWNQRGKGKVFPKLRRRSPHSSCDSVSDKEDDEATDYVFRILFPGNQMEFMPLELMDQGMNMWQPTPRKSSGSSCSQTGSSDSSLPSGCSQERAPLKLLCDTMKYQIISRAFYGWLAYCRHLSTVRTHLSALVNTTIVFPDVPSDAQGGLSADVWTKLLQDGSAYEELEIHRLVYFGGVTPSLRKEVWPFLLGHYRFTMTEKCRLEIDEQMRLMYEQTMKEWRGCEAIVQQREREKHAEALARCLSGTGVERGPVAEQDSSTDSSLSSSSDPQNTRSQSDSSSSAPVFASVDTVDPMEARPEEDQIKHNSPVKDTSDGPSGSSNLSCTDMSEAPASCDSYLLLTEPDIPPASSQQLAKASDILCEKSIAESLPDTVKVLESGPKDSSLLGGGKMEGNEAAEIIEPSEAEEKLENTNIVNAIIDLRAPLDNTNVIRLETEIQNEYFQAPPLGQTLQAQNREDQEKDSSERSDDATIGSDPESSEKAEIFDNLRSQLLAACLLEVHNAESADPGPSEARNVSGMSHSPVRQVLDALQSASRGSLSLSSHTRHSPDSDDSHSALEMEDIPAGVACLNFEGLNTRPLTVLAAPPARPALRAKLEREDLVISPTPDTGCNTSPEDTDLGLSEDEPDVGNESAEAVAESKQKESSAQRMYSQETLDMYLINLHRIDKDVRRCDRTYLYFTPENLNKLRNIMCSYVWQHLDTGYVQGMCDLLAPLLVILDDEVMAFSCFTELMKRMNQNFPHGGAMDSHFANMRSLIQILDSELFELMQQNGDYTHFYFCYRWFLLDFKREMVYDDVFSVWETIWAAAYTTSEHFVLFIALALVEMYRDIILENNMDFTDIIKFFNEMAERHDIPRVLTMARDLVHKVQTLIENK, encoded by the exons GTGAAACAGATCATGGAGGAGGCGGTGACCAGGAAATTTGTGCACGCCGACAGCAGCCACATCGTTTCATTCTGTG CTGTAGTGGAGGCGTGCGTGCTGCATGGGCTAAAGAGACGCATCGCGGGACTGCTGTGCAGCAACAAGGTGGCAGCGCTCTTCATGAAAGTAGCCAAAAGCTTCACGCCCGCAGAGCAACTGTGCCAAAAGGTCCAAGAGATGGAGCGACTGATAGAAAACAG CAAACAGAACAATTCCTCGCAGGGCAGCCAGCGTAGTCGGCAATCCAAGTTGAACAACCTTCCGCCTCAGGCCCTCAAACATTTATGGGTCCGAACGGCTCTGCTGGAGAAGCTCCTGGATAAGATCATCCTGTATTTAGTGGAGAACTCCAG TACTTTTTATGAGAAAGAAGCCATGCTGATGGATCCTGTGGATGGACAAATTCTTGCATCGCTGTTGG TCGGTCCCTGCGCTTTGGAGTACACCCAAGTCAAGACGGCCGACCATTTCTGGACAGACCCGTCAGCTGACGAGCTGGTACAGAGGCACCGCATCCACAGTGGCCGCTGTCGACAGGACTCTCCCTCCAGGAGGCCCGCCCTG ATTCAAAAGAGGCAGTCCAGTGGCAGCATGGACGATCGTCCTCTGGTGTGGGCGAGGGAGTATGTGGAGTCGCTGCACCAAAACTCCAGAGCCACGCTGCTGTTTGGCAAGAACAACGTCCTGGTGCAGCCA AGGGACGACATGGAGGCCATCCTGGGCTACCTCTCGCTGCATCAGTCGGGAGAGTTGATGACACTCAAATGGACGCCCAATCAGCTGATGAATGGCAATGTGGGGGAACTGGATTCTGAGAAGAG TGTCTACTGGGATTACGCCATGACAATTCGTTTGGAGGAGATAGTATATCTCCACTGTCACCAGCAag TGAACAGCGGTGGAACCCTGGTGTTGGTGAGCCAGGACGGCATCCAAAGGCCCCCTTTGCACTTCCCCAAAGGGGGCCACCTGCTCCAGTTTCTCACCTGCCTGGAGACGGGCCTTCTTCCTCACGGCCAGCTGGAACCACCACTTTGGAATCAGAGAGGAAAG GGAAAGGTTTTCCCCAAATTGCGCCGGAGAAGCCCGCATAGCTCATGCGACTCTGTGTCTGATAAAGAGGACGATGAGGCAACAGATTACGTGTTTCGGATCCTCTTTCCTGGCAATCAAATGGAGTTCA TGCCTTTAGAGCTGATGGACCAGGGAATGAACATGTGGCAACCGACACCCAGGAAGTCCTCTGGCTCTTCCTGCTCGCAGACCGGATCATCCGATAGCTCTCTGCCAAGCGGCTGCAGTCAGGAAAG GGCTCCTCTGAAGCTCCTCTGTGACACCATGAAGTACCAGATCATCTCCCGTGCATTCTACGGAT GGCTGGCGTACTGCCGTCACCTGTCCACAGTTCGCACCCACCTCTCTGCTCTGGTCAACACTACTATAGTCTTTCCTGATGTGCCCTCGGATGCCCAGGGAGGTCTCTCTGCCGACGTCTGGACCAAGTTGCTCCAGGACGGCTCT GCCTATGAGGAGCTTGAGATACACCGGCTGGTCTATTTTGGAGGCGTGACACCTTCACTGCGCAAGGAGGTCTGGCCCTTCCTGTTGGGACACTACCGGTTCACCATGACTGAAAAGTGCAGGCTGGAg ATTGACGAGCAGATGCGCCTCATGTACGAGCAGACCATGAAGGAGTGGCGAGGCTGTGAGGCCATCGTGCAACAAAGGGAGCGGGAGAAACACGCGGAAGCCCTTGCCAGGTGTTTGTCCGGCACCGGTGTTGAGCGAGGACCGGTGGCGGAGCAGGACTCGAGCACAGAT TCATCGCTCAGCAGCAGCTCTGATCCGCAGAACACGCGGTCACAGAGCGACTCCAGCAGTAGTGCGCCG GTGTTTGCATCAGTTGATACTGTAGATCCCATGGAGGCGAGACCTGaagaagatcaaataaagcACAATAGTCCAGTCAAGGACACCTCAGATGGTCCGTCTGGGTCCAGCAACCTCTCTTGTACAGATATGTCGGAAGCACCGGCATCTTGCGACAGCTACCTTCTTTTGACGGAGCCCGATATTCCACCTGCATCCTCCCAACAGTTGGCGAAGGCTTCGGACATCTTGTGTGAGAAATCTATAGCTGAATCTCTGCCAGACACGGTCAAGGTACTTGAGTCAGGACCAAAGGACAGCAGCCTCTTGGGTGGTGGAAAGATGGAGGGAAATGAAGCCGCTGAGATTATTGAGCCCTCAGAAGCTGAGGAGAAACTGGAAAACACAAATATTGTAAATGCAATCATTGACCTAAGAGCTCCACTGGACAATACTAATGTCATTAGGCTGGAAACAGAGATTCAGAATGAGTATTTCCAAGCGCCACCACTCGGTCAAACTCTTCAAGCACAAAATAGAGAAGATCAAGAAAAGGATTCGTCAGAAAGAAGCGATGACGCAACAATCGGGAGCGATCCAGAAAGTTCTGAAAAAGCAGAAATATTTGACAACCTGCGCTCGCAATTGTTGGCTGCGTGTCTCTTAGAAGTCCACAACGCAGAGTCGGCAGATCCGGGCCCGTCTGAAGCCAGAAATGTGTCCGGCATGTCCCACTCACCAGTCAGACAAGTACTTGACGCTCTCCAGTCGGCATCCCGCGGGAGCCTCTCTCTCTCGTCCCATACCCGGCATTCCCCGGACTCTGATGACTCACACTCCGCCCTGGAGATGGAGGACATTCCTGCCGGGGTGGCCTGCCTGAACTTCGAGGGACTGAACACAAGGCCCTTGACGGTCCTCGCGGCCCCGCCCGCGCGTCCAGCTCTTAGAGCCAAGCTGGAACGTGAGGACCTCGTCATAAGTCCAACTCCGGACACCGGTTGCAACACCAGTCCTGAGGACACCGACCTGGGGCTGTCTGAAGACGAGCCTGATGTGGGAAACGAGTCTGCTGAGGCGGTAGCTGAGTCCAAACAAAAAGAATCCTCAGCTCAACGAATGTACTCC CAAGAAACCCTGGACATGTATCTGATCAACTTGCACCGCATCGACAAGGACGTCAGACGATGCGATCGCACTTACTTGTACTTCACTCCCGAAAACCTGAACAAGCTGAGGAATATCATGTGCAG CTACGTGTGGCAGCACCTGGACACGGGTTACGTCCAGGGCATGTGCGACTTACTGGCGCCCCTGCTGGTTATTCTGGACGATG AGGTGATGGCGTTCAGCTGCTTCACGGAACTGATGAAAAGGATGAACCAGAACTTCCCTCACGGGGGCGCTATGGATTCTCACTTTGCCAACATGCGCTCGCTCATTCAG ATCCTGGACTCTGAGCTGTTTGAGTTGATGCAGCAGAATGGAGACTACACCCACTTCTACTTCTGTTATCGATGGTTCCTACTTGACTTTAAAAGAG AAATGGTGTATGACGACGTTTTCTCTGTGTGGGAGACCATCTGGGCAGCGGCGTACACCACCTCTGAGCATTTTGTGCTTTTCATCGCACTTGCGCTGGTGGAAATGTACAGGGATATCATTCTGGAGAACAACATGGACTTCACTGACATCATCAAGTTTTTCAATG
- the sgsm1b gene encoding small G protein signaling modulator 1 isoform X3, which yields MDPVDGQILASLLVGPCALEYTQVKTADHFWTDPSADELVQRHRIHSGRCRQDSPSRRPALIQKRQSSGSMDDRPLVWAREYVESLHQNSRATLLFGKNNVLVQPRDDMEAILGYLSLHQSGELMTLKWTPNQLMNGNVGELDSEKSVYWDYAMTIRLEEIVYLHCHQQVNSGGTLVLVSQDGIQRPPLHFPKGGHLLQFLTCLETGLLPHGQLEPPLWNQRGKGKVFPKLRRRSPHSSCDSVSDKEDDEATDYVFRILFPGNQMEFMPLELMDQGMNMWQPTPRKSSGSSCSQTGSSDSSLPSGCSQERAPLKLLCDTMKYQIISRAFYGWLAYCRHLSTVRTHLSALVNTTIVFPDVPSDAQGGLSADVWTKLLQDGSAYEELEIHRLVYFGGVTPSLRKEVWPFLLGHYRFTMTEKCRLEIDEQMRLMYEQTMKEWRGCEAIVQQREREKHAEALARCLSGTGVERGPVAEQDSSTDSSLSSSSDPQNTRSQSDSSSSAPVFASVDTVDPMEARPEEDQIKHNSPVKDTSDGPSGSSNLSCTDMSEAPASCDSYLLLTEPDIPPASSQQLAKASDILCEKSIAESLPDTVKVLESGPKDSSLLGGGKMEGNEAAEIIEPSEAEEKLENTNIVNAIIDLRAPLDNTNVIRLETEIQNEYFQAPPLGQTLQAQNREDQEKDSSERSDDATIGSDPESSEKAEIFDNLRSQLLAACLLEVHNAESADPGPSEARNVSGMSHSPVRQVLDALQSASRGSLSLSSHTRHSPDSDDSHSALEMEDIPAGVACLNFEGLNTRPLTVLAAPPARPALRAKLEREDLVISPTPDTGCNTSPEDTDLGLSEDEPDVGNESAEAVAESKQKESSAQRMYSQETLDMYLINLHRIDKDVRRCDRTYLYFTPENLNKLRNIMCSYVWQHLDTGYVQGMCDLLAPLLVILDDEVMAFSCFTELMKRMNQNFPHGGAMDSHFANMRSLIQILDSELFELMQQNGDYTHFYFCYRWFLLDFKREMVYDDVFSVWETIWAAAYTTSEHFVLFIALALVEMYRDIILENNMDFTDIIKFFNEMAERHDIPRVLTMARDLVHKVQTLIENK from the exons ATGGATCCTGTGGATGGACAAATTCTTGCATCGCTGTTGG TCGGTCCCTGCGCTTTGGAGTACACCCAAGTCAAGACGGCCGACCATTTCTGGACAGACCCGTCAGCTGACGAGCTGGTACAGAGGCACCGCATCCACAGTGGCCGCTGTCGACAGGACTCTCCCTCCAGGAGGCCCGCCCTG ATTCAAAAGAGGCAGTCCAGTGGCAGCATGGACGATCGTCCTCTGGTGTGGGCGAGGGAGTATGTGGAGTCGCTGCACCAAAACTCCAGAGCCACGCTGCTGTTTGGCAAGAACAACGTCCTGGTGCAGCCA AGGGACGACATGGAGGCCATCCTGGGCTACCTCTCGCTGCATCAGTCGGGAGAGTTGATGACACTCAAATGGACGCCCAATCAGCTGATGAATGGCAATGTGGGGGAACTGGATTCTGAGAAGAG TGTCTACTGGGATTACGCCATGACAATTCGTTTGGAGGAGATAGTATATCTCCACTGTCACCAGCAag TGAACAGCGGTGGAACCCTGGTGTTGGTGAGCCAGGACGGCATCCAAAGGCCCCCTTTGCACTTCCCCAAAGGGGGCCACCTGCTCCAGTTTCTCACCTGCCTGGAGACGGGCCTTCTTCCTCACGGCCAGCTGGAACCACCACTTTGGAATCAGAGAGGAAAG GGAAAGGTTTTCCCCAAATTGCGCCGGAGAAGCCCGCATAGCTCATGCGACTCTGTGTCTGATAAAGAGGACGATGAGGCAACAGATTACGTGTTTCGGATCCTCTTTCCTGGCAATCAAATGGAGTTCA TGCCTTTAGAGCTGATGGACCAGGGAATGAACATGTGGCAACCGACACCCAGGAAGTCCTCTGGCTCTTCCTGCTCGCAGACCGGATCATCCGATAGCTCTCTGCCAAGCGGCTGCAGTCAGGAAAG GGCTCCTCTGAAGCTCCTCTGTGACACCATGAAGTACCAGATCATCTCCCGTGCATTCTACGGAT GGCTGGCGTACTGCCGTCACCTGTCCACAGTTCGCACCCACCTCTCTGCTCTGGTCAACACTACTATAGTCTTTCCTGATGTGCCCTCGGATGCCCAGGGAGGTCTCTCTGCCGACGTCTGGACCAAGTTGCTCCAGGACGGCTCT GCCTATGAGGAGCTTGAGATACACCGGCTGGTCTATTTTGGAGGCGTGACACCTTCACTGCGCAAGGAGGTCTGGCCCTTCCTGTTGGGACACTACCGGTTCACCATGACTGAAAAGTGCAGGCTGGAg ATTGACGAGCAGATGCGCCTCATGTACGAGCAGACCATGAAGGAGTGGCGAGGCTGTGAGGCCATCGTGCAACAAAGGGAGCGGGAGAAACACGCGGAAGCCCTTGCCAGGTGTTTGTCCGGCACCGGTGTTGAGCGAGGACCGGTGGCGGAGCAGGACTCGAGCACAGAT TCATCGCTCAGCAGCAGCTCTGATCCGCAGAACACGCGGTCACAGAGCGACTCCAGCAGTAGTGCGCCG GTGTTTGCATCAGTTGATACTGTAGATCCCATGGAGGCGAGACCTGaagaagatcaaataaagcACAATAGTCCAGTCAAGGACACCTCAGATGGTCCGTCTGGGTCCAGCAACCTCTCTTGTACAGATATGTCGGAAGCACCGGCATCTTGCGACAGCTACCTTCTTTTGACGGAGCCCGATATTCCACCTGCATCCTCCCAACAGTTGGCGAAGGCTTCGGACATCTTGTGTGAGAAATCTATAGCTGAATCTCTGCCAGACACGGTCAAGGTACTTGAGTCAGGACCAAAGGACAGCAGCCTCTTGGGTGGTGGAAAGATGGAGGGAAATGAAGCCGCTGAGATTATTGAGCCCTCAGAAGCTGAGGAGAAACTGGAAAACACAAATATTGTAAATGCAATCATTGACCTAAGAGCTCCACTGGACAATACTAATGTCATTAGGCTGGAAACAGAGATTCAGAATGAGTATTTCCAAGCGCCACCACTCGGTCAAACTCTTCAAGCACAAAATAGAGAAGATCAAGAAAAGGATTCGTCAGAAAGAAGCGATGACGCAACAATCGGGAGCGATCCAGAAAGTTCTGAAAAAGCAGAAATATTTGACAACCTGCGCTCGCAATTGTTGGCTGCGTGTCTCTTAGAAGTCCACAACGCAGAGTCGGCAGATCCGGGCCCGTCTGAAGCCAGAAATGTGTCCGGCATGTCCCACTCACCAGTCAGACAAGTACTTGACGCTCTCCAGTCGGCATCCCGCGGGAGCCTCTCTCTCTCGTCCCATACCCGGCATTCCCCGGACTCTGATGACTCACACTCCGCCCTGGAGATGGAGGACATTCCTGCCGGGGTGGCCTGCCTGAACTTCGAGGGACTGAACACAAGGCCCTTGACGGTCCTCGCGGCCCCGCCCGCGCGTCCAGCTCTTAGAGCCAAGCTGGAACGTGAGGACCTCGTCATAAGTCCAACTCCGGACACCGGTTGCAACACCAGTCCTGAGGACACCGACCTGGGGCTGTCTGAAGACGAGCCTGATGTGGGAAACGAGTCTGCTGAGGCGGTAGCTGAGTCCAAACAAAAAGAATCCTCAGCTCAACGAATGTACTCC CAAGAAACCCTGGACATGTATCTGATCAACTTGCACCGCATCGACAAGGACGTCAGACGATGCGATCGCACTTACTTGTACTTCACTCCCGAAAACCTGAACAAGCTGAGGAATATCATGTGCAG CTACGTGTGGCAGCACCTGGACACGGGTTACGTCCAGGGCATGTGCGACTTACTGGCGCCCCTGCTGGTTATTCTGGACGATG AGGTGATGGCGTTCAGCTGCTTCACGGAACTGATGAAAAGGATGAACCAGAACTTCCCTCACGGGGGCGCTATGGATTCTCACTTTGCCAACATGCGCTCGCTCATTCAG ATCCTGGACTCTGAGCTGTTTGAGTTGATGCAGCAGAATGGAGACTACACCCACTTCTACTTCTGTTATCGATGGTTCCTACTTGACTTTAAAAGAG AAATGGTGTATGACGACGTTTTCTCTGTGTGGGAGACCATCTGGGCAGCGGCGTACACCACCTCTGAGCATTTTGTGCTTTTCATCGCACTTGCGCTGGTGGAAATGTACAGGGATATCATTCTGGAGAACAACATGGACTTCACTGACATCATCAAGTTTTTCAATG